The proteins below come from a single Branchiostoma floridae strain S238N-H82 chromosome 5, Bfl_VNyyK, whole genome shotgun sequence genomic window:
- the LOC118416510 gene encoding zinc finger protein 513-like gives MATNSSSQVGKQYFRLRNGKLPHQCRRCQYSTTHKHALKRHLKAKHGRQRNRSKKEVITHNCPQCKYSTEIESRMKRHLRTHTGERPYHCQLCDYSATQSDNLKKHVMSKHTDVRPFRCGHCEFSTVDKSKLVKHIRICHGGEKPYHCDMCEFSTAEKRRLKYHLVSKHSKYRPYKCELCDYSGVSKEKLKRHMTNHTGDKQHRCHICAYSSYDSGNLKRHIATHTGERPFKCGICPFSSIRMSDLQRHMALHTGEKRFLCVQCDYSAISSYTLARHVRAKHDKLKPFQCSLCEYAASQLYTLKDHMATHAAEKSFKCDVCSYATARMTCLKRHMKKHR, from the coding sequence GTAGGAAAGCAGTACTTCAGGCTGCGCAACGGTAAGCTGCCACATCAGTGTAGAAGATGCCAATATTCTACAACACATAAACACGCTCTGAAACGGCACCTCAAGGCGAAACATGGTCGTCAACGAAACAGATCGAAAAAGGAAGTCATCACACACAACTGCCCACAGTGTAAGTACAGCACGGAGATAGAATCACGTATGAAACGTCATCTccgaactcacaccggtgagagaccgtaCCACTGCCAGCTGTGCGACTATTCGGCGACTCAATCGGACAACCTGAAGAAGCACGTCATGTCCAAACACACCGATGTGAGACCCTTCCGCTGTGGGCACTGCGAGTTTTCAACTGTTGACAAGAGTAAACTTGTCAAACACATCAGAATATGTCACGGCGGGGAAAAACCGTATCACTGCGATATGTGTGAATTTTCCACAGCGGAGAAGAGAAGACTGAAGTACCACCTCGTTTCCAAACACAGTAAATACAGGCCTTACAAGTGCGAACTGTGCGACTATTCCGGCGTTAGCAAGGAGAAGTTGAAACGCCACATGACCAATCATACTGGTGACAAGCAGCACAGGTGCCACATATGCGCGTACTCCTCCTATGACAGTGGTAACTTGAAGCGTCACATCGCTACCCACACCGGCGAGAGGCCGTTCAAATGTGGCATCTGTCCTTTTTCGTCCATACGGATGTCCGACCTACAGCGACATATGGCCctacacactggcgagaaacgaTTTCTCTGCGTACAGTGCGACTATTCGGCTATATCCAGTTATACTCTTGCCAGACATGTCCGAGCGAAGCACGACAAGTTGAAACCGTTTCAGTGCAGTCTCTGTGAGTACGCTGCCTCGCAGTTGTACACGCTGAAAGATCACATGGCCACGCACGCTGCTGAAAAATCCTTTAAGTGTGATGTTTGTAGTTATGCTACGGCAAGGATGACTTGCTTGAAGCGGCACATGAAGAAACATAGGTGA
- the LOC118416262 gene encoding tetratricopeptide repeat protein 28-like, with amino-acid sequence MEQEKPSTAVQAGNDPQLEEEEDMSSEVAQQEHGTSTSSESDWDDMSSDEDTSTEEDESDDETDFDDLLEEGLELLKRENLDKAELMIAKALRSLGGKSATSQRLTKCFLGLGDVYKSRAKISREAQHFIKASALYNSALSRCQLPEERKDIATMIRSLESEFIATIVPASSDKNRGDTFTGSRKHQEKLAEIREKCKASLHEITAVSDQEKELTTEDARKEVEKQRADAIRNLCHQTTSNMKAFVCDMVDECIAVIGDPPSKYAIIGLGSLAREEMTPYSDLEFAILIEEGRDGEDTKQYFRTLTNLLHLKVVNLGETILPSLAIKTLNDYTSGKGNDNWFFDDGPNGFAFDGAMPWACKIPLGRPPTENKPWSVELIGTPADLARNQTEEMVLKEGYNLADVLSKVTFVTGNRFLVDDYNRRVRAILCQQVDPVDQTDADGCSGGSKLTIGQRKASITLCEDLTRFSADVCLTDLGRLYQVKKEIYRLPTLMVNGLATFHGLYEQTPWDAVTQLHSDGVLNAEAIHNLHFVLAFASEVRLRSYLANERGKGDLIVARRYKASDQSDLGTHVDLQGLFPGIGNDLLHRYLCTVIPLEAKTEAFLDALIGADQGVTDKFGNLFDDSPLTKGLVHLRLLQYPHAKDSLLLALKEARSGDVSPQHLSEVLSTLAYVHKELGENSCALELRKERLELVRRDVDRFGKSALVECLLGMGYSYTEMNKSEEAIRALEEALSYVKARDIQSKADILCAIGQAYHGNDDYSRALEYFTEVKVIAERLRRKTPDDMLLPDVLINIAAVFRSQARLEDAIRSYEEAICMYRQVFGNGVAHPDMSLALTNLGLTYRDLGMHKKAVALYEEALYIEKLMFGEDAKNESMGAILIKISGDYFYLGRYRKCLAILDEALQIYQSSPDGERALGNVWTNIGNAHRRLGHYVRALKFYQKAYKQAIRLSEPDKPNLLVAAALKNLGNVSNDLGQHEDALAFHQQALDMTTLVHGEGVSHPDVADSLYNLSYTYDEMEDVGSSLHFGERALSMYDEIFGPDRPHKCKAEILSILGTTYLSQGDTQKALDYLHKSLSYLQQMSDREEEHLPTTSVVLGNIAQAYQFQGDFKMAKEYVVKSLEIERGLYEDESHPMIMESINNLGSICYLLGETEEAISLLSKSLSAFIDHVGEGVPHMKVVTGHLNLGAAYDRVGRYDEAVTHLQSAMDMQTQLHGDEPHPDTAAILMKLASVRSNLGQQEEAIGLYQRSLDMFWLIYGDAVPHSDTGSCLINMGQAHRRLGDYSRAISCHLEGLEVLNAFYGSESLHPAVVLATHRLGEIYFEHGDFNEAFTTFKRHLDMLSRLHGDDDRSPALADCLCNLGRTCQALQRKEESVDFLQRGLCVLEELKTANEGQFTDHDIELDIATVRSLLDQANRLPP; translated from the coding sequence ATGGAACAAGAGAAACCAAGTACAGCTGTACAAGCGGGCAATGACCCACAATTAGAGGAAGAAGAGGACATGTCGTCAGAGGTGGCACAACAAGAACATGGTACAAGCACCTCGTCAGAAAGCGATTGGGACGACATGTCAAGTGACGAAGATACCAGCACTGAAGAAGATGAAAGTGATGACGAAACAGACTTCGATGACCTGCTCGAGGAAGGCCTTGAGCTATTAAAGAGGGAAAACCTTGACAAAGCCGAATTGATGATAGCAAAGGCTCTCCGGTCTTTAGGAGGAAAATCCGCCACCAGCCAACGCCTGACAAAGTGCTTCCTGGGTCTCGGTGATGTCTACAAAAGTCGAGCCAAGATATCTCGGGAAGCACAGCATTTCATCAAAGCATCGGCTCTCTACAACTCAGCTCTGAGTCGGTGTCAACTTCCTGAAGAACGAAAGGACATCGCCACAATGATTCGCTCCTTGGAAAGTGAGTTTATCGCCACAATCGTTCCTGCAAGCAGTGATAAAAACAGGGGAGACACTTTTACAGGTAGCAGAAAACATCAAGAAAAGCTGGCCGAGATTCGCGAAAAGTGCAAAGCTTCTCTGCACGAGATAACCGCGGTGTCAGATCAAGAGAAAGAGCTCACCACCGAAGATGCGAGAAAGGAAGTGGAGAAACAAAGAGCAGATGCAATACGTAACCTTTGCCACCAAACTACATCGAACATGAAAGCCTTTGTTTGCGACATGGTTGATGAATGCATCGCTGTCATCGGAGATCCGCCTTCTAAATACGCTATCATTGGACTTGGGTCCCTCGCACGAGAGGAAATGACACCATATTCCGACCTCGAATTCGCTATTCTGATAGAGGAAGGTCGGGATGGCGAAGACACCAAACAGTACTTTCGCACGTTGACGAACCTCCTTCACTTAAAGGTGGTCAACCTTGGAGAAACCATCCTCCCGTCACTCGCCATCAAGACCCTGAACGACTACACTTCGGGGAAAGGAAACGACAACTGGTTCTTTGACGACGGACCTAACGGGTTTGCCTTTGACGGAGCCATGCCCTGGGCATGTAAGATACCACTTGGTCGTCCCCCAACAGAAAACAAACCGTGGTCAGTAGAGCTGATAGGCACACCCGCCGACCTGGCCCGGAATCAGACAGAAGAAATGGTTCTCAAAGAAGGTTACAACTTGGCAGACGTCCTTTCCAAAGTAACATTCGTGACAGGAAATCGGTTCCTTGTAGACGATTACAACAGAAGAGTGAGGGCTATCCTCTGTCAGCAAGTGGACCCAGTGGACCAGACAGATGCCGATGGATGTTCGGGTGGTTCCAAACTAACCATTGGCCAGAGGAAAGCAAGCATAACCCTCTGCGAAGATCTGACGCGATTTTCCGCAGATGTATGCCTGACAGACCTGGGTAGATTGTACCAGGTGAAGAAGGAGATCTACAGGCTACCTACTCTTATGGTCAATGGATTGGCAACTTTCCACGGCCTCTATGAACAAACGCCCTGGGATGCAGTCACGCAGCTTCACAGTGACGGAGTCTTGAATGCAGAGGCAATACACAATCTTCATTTCGTTCTCGCTTTCGCCAGTGAGGTGCGCCTTCGTTCTTACTTGGCTAACGAGAGAGGTAAGGGCGATCTGATCGTCGCGCGGCGTTACAAGGCTTCTGACCAGTCCGATTTGGGCACCCACGTCGACCTTCAAGGGTTGTTTCCAGGAATAGGAAACGATCTCTTGCACCGCTACCTCTGCACAGTCATCCCACTTGAAGCAAAAACAGAGGCCTTTCTTGACGCGCTCATCGGCGCTGATCAAGGAGTGACAGACAAGTTTGGAAATTTGTTTGATGACTCTCCCCTGACAAAAGGCCTTGTTCATCTCCGCCTCCTACAGTACCCACACGCCAAGGATTCCCTTCTGCTAGCTCTGAAAGAAGCCAGGTCTGGGGACGTTTCACCCCAGCATCTTTCAGAAGTCTTGTCAACCCTAGCGTACGTGCACAAGGAACTCGGAGAAAATAGCTGCGCTCTGGAACTGAGAAAAGAGCGACTTGAGCTGGTAAGACGCGACGTCGACCGATTTGGGAAGTCGGCTCTCGTTGAATGTCTCCTGGGCATGGGATATTCCTACACTGAGATGAATAAGAGCGAGGAAGCCATCAGGGCACTTGAGGAGGCTCTGAGCTACGTAAAGGCTAGGGACATTCAGAGCAAAGCAGATATTCTATGTGCTATTGGCCAGGCTTACCATGGCAATGACGACTATTCAAGAGCCTTGGAATATTTCACCGAAGTCAAAGTGATTGCTGAGAGATTACGCAGGAAAACTCCTGACGACATGCTCCTTCCGGATGTGCTCATTAACATCGCCGCTGTCTTCCGCTCCCAAGCCAGGCTGGAGGACGCCATCAGGAGCTACGAAGAGGCCATTTGTATGTACAGACAAGTATTCGGGAATGGCGTGGCACATCCAGACATGTCCCTTGCCCTGACAAACCTCGGTCTTACGTACAGGGACCTTGGGATGCACAAAAAGGCCGTTGCTCTCTACGAGGAAGCCTTGTACATTGAGAAACTGATGTTTGGAGAAGATGCGAAGAACGAGTCCATGGGCGCGATTTTGATCAAAATTTCGGGTGATTACTTTTACCTTGGACGGTACAGGAAGTGCTTGGCTATCCTTGACGAAGCTCTACAAATCTACCAGTCTTCTCCAGACGGAGAGAGAGCTTTGGGAAATGTATGGACAAACATTGGTAACGCACACCGTCGGCTTGGGCATTACGTTCGGGCTTTAAAGTTTTACCAGAAGGCATATAAGCAGGCCATCCGCCTGTCTGAACCCGATAAGCCGAACCTCCTCGTTGCCGCGGCACTGAAAAACCTGGGCAACGTGAGCAATGATTTGGGGCAACACGAGGACGCGTTGGCGTTTCATCAACAAGCTCTCGACATGACGACCCTAGTGCACGGTGAAGGCGTCAGTCATCCCGATGTGGCCGATTCGTTGTACAACTTGTCCTACACCTACGACGAGATGGAAGACGTGGGAAGCAGCTTGcatttcggagagagggcgttGTCCATGTATGACGAAATCTTCGGGCCCGACAGACCCCACAAATGCAAAGCAGAGATATTGTCGATCTTAGGCACTACGTACCTAAGCCAAGGCGACACCCAGAAGGCATTAGACTATCTGCACAAGTCGTTGTCATACCTCCAGCAGATGTCCGACAGAGAAGAAGAACATCTTCCTACAACATCAGTGGTTCTCGGCAATATAGCGCAAGCCTACCAATTCCAGGGAGACTTCAAGATGGCAAAAGAATACGTTGTGAAGTCACTCGAAATAGAACGAGGCCTTTACGAGGACGAGTCCCATCCAATGATAATGGAATCCATCAACAATCTTGGCTCCATTTGCTATCTGCTAGGAGAGACTGAAGAGGCGATCTCGCTCCTTTCGAAGTCCCTGTCTGCCTTTATCGATCACGTTGGAGAGGGCGTACCACACATGAAGGTTGTTACGGGTCACCTCAATCTCGGCGCTGCATACGATCGGGTAGGACGTTACGATGAGGCAGTTACACACCTACAGAGTGCCATGGACATGCAGACACAGCTCCATGGCGACGAGCCCCATCCCGACACGGCTGCGATACTGATGAAGCTGGCCTCCGTTCGCTCCAACCTAGGACAACAAGAAGAAGCAATCGGACTGTACCAGCGGTCCCTCGATATGTTTTGGCTCATATACGGCGATGCGGTACCGCACAGTGATACAGGGTCCTGCCTGATTAACATGGGACAGGCACACAGACGGTTGGGTGATTACAGCAGAGCAATCTCATGTCATCTCGAAGGGCTAGAGGTGCTCAACGCTTTCTATGGATCCGAGAGTCTACACCCAGCCGTTGTCTTGGCCACGCACAGACTGGGAGAGATCTACTTTGAGCATGGAGACTTTAACGAGGCTTTCACAACCTTCAAACGACACTTGGACATGCTGTCGCGTCTCCATGGGGACGACGACCGATCTCCGGCTCTGGCCGACTGCTTGTGCAACTTGGGAAGGACGTGCCAAGCACTTCAACGGAAGGAAGAGTCCGTCGACTTTCTTCAACGGGGACTCTGCGTGCTCGAAGAACTCAAAACAGCAAATGAAGGACAATTCACTGACCACGACATTGAGTTGGATATAGCCACCGTCAGGTCTCTCCTTGATCAAGCGAATAGATTGCCTCCTTAG